A window from Brachyhypopomus gauderio isolate BG-103 chromosome 6, BGAUD_0.2, whole genome shotgun sequence encodes these proteins:
- the LOC143517478 gene encoding 4-galactosyl-N-acetylglucosaminide 3-alpha-L-fucosyltransferase 9-like isoform X3 produces MMFQLFDHRFFVISAGLNLFFLRQHYSNMPSMNIASPPAALPTHHTDTDSTVILIWFWPFGRHFDLNSCGSEFNIEGCYLTADRALYREAHGVIIHHRDIKWDLSNLPSEPRPYFQKWVWMHFESPDNTPKIPGLSNLFNVTLNYRKDADITIREQMIIKAPDRGDEIFPAVLKKKDKVVCWIVSNWNERHDRVRYYKELKEHVHVETYGRAFQKPLNRDEYDNVMTSCKFYLSFENTKSQDYMTEKVYNPLTKGSVPVVLGSPRHIYERFIPGDAFIHVDDFATPKELAQRLLSLDKNEDEYKMYFGWRKLYEVKHVDFPREHVCYACDYIRRKKDHQVFTNLYEWYWDHTG; encoded by the coding sequence ATGATGTTTCAACTGTTTGACCATCGGTTTTTTGTCATTTCGGCTGGATTAAACCTGTTTTTTCTGCGACAGCATTATTCCAATATGCCATCCATGAATATTGCGTCTCCACCAGCCGCGCTGCCCACACATCACACCGATACCGACAGCACTGTCATTCTCATATGGTTCTGGCCATTTGGACGACATTTTGACTTGAACTCTTGCGGATCTGAATTTAACATAGAAGGTTGTTATTTAACTGCGGACAGAGCCCTCTACAGAGAGGCCCATGGAGTCATTATACATCACAGAGACATCAAATGGGACCTGTCTAATTTACCATCTGAGCCACGCCCATATTTTCAGAAATGGGTCTGGATGCACTTCGAGTCCCCGGACAACACACCAAAAATACCAGGACTGAGCAACTTATTCAATGTAACTCTGAACTACAGAAAGGATGCAGACATTACCATCCGTGAGCAAATGATTATCAAAGCTCCAGACAGAGGGGATGAAATCTTCCCTGCAGTCTTAAAGAAGAAGGACAAAGTTGTGTGTTGGATTGTCAGCAACTGGAATGAGAGGCATGATAGGGTGAGATATTATAAAGAACTGAAGGAACACGTCCACGTTGAAACGTATGGACGTGCGTTTCAGAAACCCTTAAACAGGGATGAATATGACAACGTGATGACATCATGTAAGTTTTATCTGTCGTTTGAAAACACAAAAAGTCAAGATTACATGACAGAAAAGGTGTACAATCCTCTCACAAAAGGCAGCGTGCCAGTGGTTCTAGGGTCACCTAGACACATATATGAGCGATTCATACCAGGTGACGCATTCATACATGTGGACGATTTTGCAACCCCTAAAGAACTGGCTCAGCGCCTGCTTTCATTAGATAAGAATGAGGATGAGTACAAAATGTATTTCGGGTGGCGAAAACTCTATGAAGTGAAACATGTCGATTTTCCCAGAGAACATGTGTGCTATGCTTGTGACTACATCCGTAGGAAAAAGGACCACCAAGTTTTTACAAACCTTTATGAGTGGTACTGGGACCACACAGGTTAA
- the LOC143517478 gene encoding 4-galactosyl-N-acetylglucosaminide 3-alpha-L-fucosyltransferase 9-like isoform X1, with protein MQYLIHTMKHPKLYQIHMMQAPLNTTCGKVQDLEKNRLNRHSVSAPLSVHRRGGSSVHVWRQFGHSAVASSTTISHYSNMPSMNIASPPAALPTHHTDTDSTVILIWFWPFGRHFDLNSCGSEFNIEGCYLTADRALYREAHGVIIHHRDIKWDLSNLPSEPRPYFQKWVWMHFESPDNTPKIPGLSNLFNVTLNYRKDADITIREQMIIKAPDRGDEIFPAVLKKKDKVVCWIVSNWNERHDRVRYYKELKEHVHVETYGRAFQKPLNRDEYDNVMTSCKFYLSFENTKSQDYMTEKVYNPLTKGSVPVVLGSPRHIYERFIPGDAFIHVDDFATPKELAQRLLSLDKNEDEYKMYFGWRKLYEVKHVDFPREHVCYACDYIRRKKDHQVFTNLYEWYWDHTG; from the exons ATGCAATATCTAATACACACAATGAAACATCCCAAACTGTACCAAATACACATGATGCAAGCACCATTAAACACAACATGTGGAAAAGTGCAAGATCTAGAAAAAAACAGGTTAAATAGACATAGTGTTAGTGCTCCATTAAGTGTACACagaagaggtgggtcttcagtccaCGTCTGGAGACAGTTTGGACACTCAGCCGTAGCTTCTTCCACCACCATAAGT CATTATTCCAATATGCCATCCATGAATATTGCGTCTCCACCAGCCGCGCTGCCCACACATCACACCGATACCGACAGCACTGTCATTCTCATATGGTTCTGGCCATTTGGACGACATTTTGACTTGAACTCTTGCGGATCTGAATTTAACATAGAAGGTTGTTATTTAACTGCGGACAGAGCCCTCTACAGAGAGGCCCATGGAGTCATTATACATCACAGAGACATCAAATGGGACCTGTCTAATTTACCATCTGAGCCACGCCCATATTTTCAGAAATGGGTCTGGATGCACTTCGAGTCCCCGGACAACACACCAAAAATACCAGGACTGAGCAACTTATTCAATGTAACTCTGAACTACAGAAAGGATGCAGACATTACCATCCGTGAGCAAATGATTATCAAAGCTCCAGACAGAGGGGATGAAATCTTCCCTGCAGTCTTAAAGAAGAAGGACAAAGTTGTGTGTTGGATTGTCAGCAACTGGAATGAGAGGCATGATAGGGTGAGATATTATAAAGAACTGAAGGAACACGTCCACGTTGAAACGTATGGACGTGCGTTTCAGAAACCCTTAAACAGGGATGAATATGACAACGTGATGACATCATGTAAGTTTTATCTGTCGTTTGAAAACACAAAAAGTCAAGATTACATGACAGAAAAGGTGTACAATCCTCTCACAAAAGGCAGCGTGCCAGTGGTTCTAGGGTCACCTAGACACATATATGAGCGATTCATACCAGGTGACGCATTCATACATGTGGACGATTTTGCAACCCCTAAAGAACTGGCTCAGCGCCTGCTTTCATTAGATAAGAATGAGGATGAGTACAAAATGTATTTCGGGTGGCGAAAACTCTATGAAGTGAAACATGTCGATTTTCCCAGAGAACATGTGTGCTATGCTTGTGACTACATCCGTAGGAAAAAGGACCACCAAGTTTTTACAAACCTTTATGAGTGGTACTGGGACCACACAGGTTAA
- the LOC143517478 gene encoding 4-galactosyl-N-acetylglucosaminide 3-alpha-L-fucosyltransferase 9-like isoform X2: MLRISNQTLPTSQVSPIRPFSTSQVSPIRPFSTSQVSPIRPFSTSQVSPIRPFSTSQVSPIRPFSTSQHYSNMPSMNIASPPAALPTHHTDTDSTVILIWFWPFGRHFDLNSCGSEFNIEGCYLTADRALYREAHGVIIHHRDIKWDLSNLPSEPRPYFQKWVWMHFESPDNTPKIPGLSNLFNVTLNYRKDADITIREQMIIKAPDRGDEIFPAVLKKKDKVVCWIVSNWNERHDRVRYYKELKEHVHVETYGRAFQKPLNRDEYDNVMTSCKFYLSFENTKSQDYMTEKVYNPLTKGSVPVVLGSPRHIYERFIPGDAFIHVDDFATPKELAQRLLSLDKNEDEYKMYFGWRKLYEVKHVDFPREHVCYACDYIRRKKDHQVFTNLYEWYWDHTG, translated from the exons ATGCTACGAATCTCCAATCAGACCCTTCCCACGTCACAGGTTTCTCCGATCAGACCCTTCTCCACGTCACAGGTTTCTCCAATCAGACCCTTCTCCACGTCACAGGTTTCTCCAATCAGACCCTTCTCCACGTCACAGGTTTCTCCAATCAGACCCTTCTCCACGTCACAGGTTTCTCCAATCAGACCCTTCTCCACGTCACag CATTATTCCAATATGCCATCCATGAATATTGCGTCTCCACCAGCCGCGCTGCCCACACATCACACCGATACCGACAGCACTGTCATTCTCATATGGTTCTGGCCATTTGGACGACATTTTGACTTGAACTCTTGCGGATCTGAATTTAACATAGAAGGTTGTTATTTAACTGCGGACAGAGCCCTCTACAGAGAGGCCCATGGAGTCATTATACATCACAGAGACATCAAATGGGACCTGTCTAATTTACCATCTGAGCCACGCCCATATTTTCAGAAATGGGTCTGGATGCACTTCGAGTCCCCGGACAACACACCAAAAATACCAGGACTGAGCAACTTATTCAATGTAACTCTGAACTACAGAAAGGATGCAGACATTACCATCCGTGAGCAAATGATTATCAAAGCTCCAGACAGAGGGGATGAAATCTTCCCTGCAGTCTTAAAGAAGAAGGACAAAGTTGTGTGTTGGATTGTCAGCAACTGGAATGAGAGGCATGATAGGGTGAGATATTATAAAGAACTGAAGGAACACGTCCACGTTGAAACGTATGGACGTGCGTTTCAGAAACCCTTAAACAGGGATGAATATGACAACGTGATGACATCATGTAAGTTTTATCTGTCGTTTGAAAACACAAAAAGTCAAGATTACATGACAGAAAAGGTGTACAATCCTCTCACAAAAGGCAGCGTGCCAGTGGTTCTAGGGTCACCTAGACACATATATGAGCGATTCATACCAGGTGACGCATTCATACATGTGGACGATTTTGCAACCCCTAAAGAACTGGCTCAGCGCCTGCTTTCATTAGATAAGAATGAGGATGAGTACAAAATGTATTTCGGGTGGCGAAAACTCTATGAAGTGAAACATGTCGATTTTCCCAGAGAACATGTGTGCTATGCTTGTGACTACATCCGTAGGAAAAAGGACCACCAAGTTTTTACAAACCTTTATGAGTGGTACTGGGACCACACAGGTTAA